Proteins from a genomic interval of Amphiura filiformis chromosome 9, Afil_fr2py, whole genome shotgun sequence:
- the LOC140160854 gene encoding GTPase IMAP family member 4-like → MAIAAVPGYINFEDDSDSPVDGMGSLRLLVVGMTAAGKSALGNSILGAEEKLTTPFVSKLSPAPVTKSSESKDAKVFDYHVSIVDTPGLFDTTNYIEDRNVLMRSISLVPPGPHAILLVVKVGRFTEEVVRGIEQMRQSFGKNSTRFLIIVFTHVDSLFDDDDSDRDDEEGNRDATQTIAVKRALKLQQYVDRISGPCRALLEDCSMRYVGVNNKFKSTSVENRQQVKQLLSTIDKLKKENRQECYTQQRLDNEIKGGKEDEKQDPKGGKCSRCWRYFCCCCICMFCVWMFTKWSYHN, encoded by the exons ATGGCGATTGCGGCG GTCCCAGGATACATCAATTTCGAAGACGATTCAGATTCGCCAGTCGATG GAATGGGCTCTTTGCGTTTACTGGTTGTTGGAATGACTGCAGCAGGCAAAAGTGCTCTGGGCAACAGTATATTAGGTGCTGAAGAAAAACTGACAACCCCGTTTGTGAGTAAACTTAGTCCAGCTCCTGTCACTAAGAGTTCGGAAAGCAAGGATGCAAAGGTTTTTGACTACCATGTTTCGATCGTGGATACACCAGGCTTATTCGACACGACAAACTACATCGAAGATAGAAATGTTTTAATGCGAAGCATTTCGTTGGTTCCACCAGGCCCCCATGCAATACTTCTCGTTGTTAAAGTTGGTCGATTTACAGAGGAAGTAGTTCGTGGGATTGAGCAGATGAGGCAGAGTTTCGGTAAAAATAGTACAAggtttttgatcattgttttcACGCATGTTGATTCTCTGTTTGACGACGATGACTCGGACAGGGATGACGAAGAAGGAAATCGGGATGCCACTCAAACCATAGCTGTCAAGAGAGCTCTGAAGCTACAGCAATATGTGGACAGAATCAGCGGTCCATGCCGTGCGCTTTTGGAAGATTGCAGCATGCGATATGTTGGAGTGAACAACAAATTTAAATCCACCTCGGTTGAAAATCGTCAACAAGTAAAGCAGCTTCTCTCTACTATTGACAAGTTAAAAAAAGAAAATCGTCAAGAATGCTACACTCAACAACGTTTGGATAACGAAATCAAAGGCGGAAAGGAAGACGAAAAACAGGATCCAAAAG GAGGCAAGTGTTCCCGTTGCTGGCGTTATTTCTGCTGTTGTTGCATATGCATGTTTTGCGTTTGGATGTTCACAAAGTGGTCGTATCATAATTAA